A region of the Dermatophagoides farinae isolate YC_2012a chromosome 7, ASM2471394v1, whole genome shotgun sequence genome:
CTTTCATTTCTACGAAAAGATTATCATGGCAAcattaatgattttattaatgatgaatttcaaatgtgtGTCTTGTTACTACTACGTATGGATTTCAGCATTACAGATTATCGTGAAAAACGGATCCGtagaaatttgaaaacatttcaacCAACATTATGGATAACAACAAATGCATGGATTTCGTTTGgtttattgatttatatacTGATTTTTCCACCAAACGATTATacaattgatttaaaattcctagaacaattgatgaattgtcaacgttttgatttgattgtatGTCAAATGATTATTGCTCATTTAAATGTTGAATGGTTATGGTTAGTAATGGCACGACGAACATTATTATATCGTTGTTCATGGATAGATTTTATGACCATTGAtcatagtgatgatgaacaaaaattagatcgaaaaatacgaaaatatatgaataaatttcatccATTGGTTAATTTCATCACTACTAATGTTTATCTAGTAatcgttatcattatgatgaccaATGTAATATTAATTCCATATTATTGTCTACAATATTATCAAAATGGTacaataaatttcattcaatactTAACATTATTTCTAATGATACCGATCTATATTGATACCGAACAAATGCTTGGACAATTATTTGTTgcaacaaaatttcaattattcacACTTTTATTCTTTAATGGACGTATAAAACGATTGCATTCAATACTATTATCATTGGTTTGTCATGCTGATTATCCAACATATATttcggaaaaaattttctggaaTCGTTTTCATAATGAATACATTATTCTACACGATGAAattaaacaatcaaatgagacgacaaaaatcattgttttcGGTGTAGAAATAATATCTAAATCagcaatattattatcatgtgtATTCTATAGTTGTCAATCGAAAATGGTTCTTGTtggatatttatttatattatttgCAATAATTggtattttcttttcgtaTGGATTATATTATCAAATTGCATCATTACCAACACATAATGAACAATGTATTCGTGCTTTATCACGATGGTTAGCACGAACACAATGGTCAACAAGATTTATGTTACAAGGAAAATCACGATGGCATAAAAATCATCCAATCAAATGGcgacaatcaatcaaagcAAATCTATTTGtacaaatgatgaccattaaTCGATTTGGTTATACATGTGGAAATCTATTTGAAATAACTAAATataaattctttcaattaATGTTATGGAATTTACcatttattttgatgttttatAAACAAATTGCTGGAATCTATTGAATAAACGAACTCAGAACAGGACTGTTTGTTTAAAAGAAAACTTTATTGATGGAATAGAAAAGAACAAAATTGTAATAGATTAAAGTCAGTAATTGTGATATGAGTTGAAGAATAATTTATTGAAGGTTGATTGTTGaccaaaaaattaaaaccagAAGACGATTTTGGAAAACGTTGTTATTGATTCGATAGTATACGTGCGACGTGAGAAATGACCAGACCACTTTAAATCAATGGTGAATATCTGAAAAAACATGAAGACCAGAACATGAacacaagaaaaataaactcAAGAAAACACAATACACAAACACGAGCATAATACTCACAAAACGATTCTAAAACTGCACCATCGTTTTTCTTGCGCTTTTATGTTGGCGTTTGTGTCAGCCGATGATGACAGTTCAAGCTCTGTCTTTCTCCGGCTGATGGACCCCTTCAAATAATCCGTTACATATCCTCCCTCCTCTCGAAAGCGGCTTCCAGTGGCGCCAAACGTTGTGCTGGTCGTTCGAATATTCGGTCGCCGGCCTTTACTCGATAAGTTCGGATTACACCACGAGCGTCCGGGATTGTTTCGACAATGTTTCCGGTGGTCCACAATGATACAGGCAATCCTTTGTCCACCAATAGCACCTCATCACCCACTTGAAcatattgataatgtttgatattctgatgataatttcttAGGCTTTTGAGATATATGTCTCGATACGTTTTCCATGCACCGTCCACCAATCGTTGCGTTCCCCTCCAATACTTTAATAAACAACTTGGTTGTACCCCTCGTCGTGGTGGTGCCAATGATCCGTTACTGCTAGCTCCGTACATCAGGTGATTCGGTGTGACAATGGTTGAATTATCATGTATTAACGGTCTGGCGTTCATTAAGGATTGAATTCGATAAAGCACAAGTCGAACCATCGTGGGTTTAATGTCCTTTTTCCACATTATACTGTAAAATCCCTTCTTCATGGATTTTATAAGCGATTCAAAGAAGCCTCCTCGGAATGGTGCGGCGGGCGTATTGAATCTCCATTGGAAATTGTCTTTCAATACGGTATACGCTTCATTAAACATGTTTCCCAGTCGTTTAAAGTTCGTTCCATTATCTGAATATACTGTGGACGGAACTCTTCTAAGAGCCGCGAATATTTGAAAGGCGTCACATACACATTCGGCTGTCATATTTTCCAATACTTCGAAATGCACCGCCCGTGTGACGCAACACGTGAATATCATTCCAATGGTTTTCGGGTCGGTTTTCAGTTCAAAAATGTCCACTCCGATATGTTCAAAAGGATGACTTCTGTCCAATCGTGTACTGGGAGGATTACCGAGAGATACTTGCAATGGTTTAGCACGTAATTGGCGACATTTAGAGCATcggtttttgatttttatgaatTGTTGTCGTGCGCGTGGTGTGAAATACTTCATTCGAAAATTGGCCAATGTATAATTCACCGAaccatgttcatcattttcatgtgTACGTTCCATCAATGCTAACGTAAATTCACATGTCGGCAAAGCAATCGGGTATTTTTCGTCGTAACTCAAATCTGAATTCTCCAGTCGTGTCAAACATCGTACCAGGCCTTGATCATCACAAAATGTTGGAATGTGTTTGTCGAAATGGTCATCCAGGAACCTTCgttgattaattttgattaatatggtcaattcattcatagttTCATCGAtggattttttccaatcgTCAGATTGTTGTTGCACAAGCTCGATCCATTGGTTATAAGGTCGTTTGCTATCAAGATCAAATTTAGAAATATCATATTTTTCCGAGGAACCGTTCACCGTCAAACCAACACCAACTACCACATCTTGTAGTTCAATAATATCGTGATAATTTAATCGATGTAACTTCTTCAATTCGTCAACCGTCACTCCTCTAGTGAATGCATCAGCAGGATTGATTTCTCCTCGTATGTGTCGAATATCactgatttttgattttatgttGAACAAATGGACGGCCACAGGATACGGATATTTGTTCATGTCTTCTTCTAAACGTTTTACGTTATCCATGGAATCAGAGAACAATATTATGTGTCGAGCATTCACGAGATCTCCCAATGTTTTGGCTGTATTGGCACCGGCCGACAACGCCAAGAGCTCAGCACTTACAATCTTTCGTGGTTTGATCAATTTGGATTTGGCATAGATTAACGTTAGCTGCTGACCATTTGTTAGATAGCTTGCGATACCAATTGCATGTTGACTTGCATCGACAAACACCATTAAATCGAATTCTTCTACTGACTTGTCAAATATCCGACGGGGAAAACTGAATTGATCCAATTCTTTGATTTCGTGAATAATTTTCCGAGCTTTCTTCTGTAGATCTGGACTTAAGGGATCATCCCATTCGTAGCCCAATTTCCATGATTcatgtatcatcattttcagcTTCAAGGTCGTTGCCAACACAAATCCGAATGGGTCGTAAATCGATGCGTGATACTTTAACAAAGCCCGTTTTGTGATGTTTCCGCCATCAGTAAATTCGGGAATCAACACCCGCATTTGATCATCCTCGGTCCATTCTACGCCTAAGACCTTGGTTTCGGCAAGTCCATCACCCCAACGATCATTAAGGGCTTTGTCCGATGACCGCCACTTCCTCAACATCATTGATGCTTCAGCAAAGATCATCTGGCTATCACATTTTATCTGTTCAACTTCGCGTTGATTGTTGGCGGAAAATATCAGGTCATCGACATACAGTCCATTAATTATCGCGTTCACCGTTTGAGGATATTTGGATCGATACTGTTTTAGATGATGCATCACCACTGCGTATAAAATGAACGGACTTGAAGAAAGGCCGAACGGCAGCCGATTGAACTGGTAACAAACCGTGTTTTCGTCATTATCGATCCATAAAAACTTGACAAACTTTTTATGTTCAGGTTGTATTGCGATGTTGTGAAAGGCAGATTTTATGTCACTGATCACTGCCATGGTCTGCAAGCGGAAGAACAACAATGAGCGGATGATATACCAAGCTGTCACGCCTTTGAAAATGGCCTTGTTAAGTGGTTGTGTTCCGTTCGAGGCATTAAATACGATTCGCATTTTCGTGGTGTTTTTATCATTGCGTGTGACCACAAAATGTGGCATATGGTATCCGTCATCGGGGTTGATTGCCACTTgttcaacaattttattttggacCAAATCGTCTATCAATTCTTGATATCCGGTTCGTCTTTCGTTTGTCATGTGTTTTACCATGCTCCACAACTGTTTCTTGGCCGCATCGAAATTTGGTTGAACTTTCACATTTGGGATAAACGGCAATTTTACTGAAtatcttttttcttgttggtCGTACTTGACACTATCGCCGGTACAATAGTTTTCCAGGAATTTTTCCATGGCTTCTTTGTCTTCATCCTCGATGTCCACATCCAGTGCCGGTTCCACCGATAACGATTGATCGTAGCTCAACAGTACATTCGTTCGATTGGTCACCCCAAAGACTACCCAACCCATTGTCGTACGTTTAGCGATAACGTCATGCATTACTCGTCGTTCATCTGGAAGCTGAATcttgttgatgttgtcaAGTCCAATTAACATGTCAACCGGACGTTGTTCGTCTTGGAAATCAATACCTTGTTGTCGTAGCTGTTTTTGCACGTCGATAGGAATACAATGAAACTGCAATTGGTCCAATTTATCGTTCAGTCGAAACCCGAGATTCTCGTGTTGTCCGCCCCACGTTGGCATCTCTATATGTACCATTTGATGACCAGTGGCAGTTGGTTTAGCGTTGCTTAAGGTGTCCATGAAAATTGGTTCAGCTCTGGATGCAACAAGATTCCATTCGTGTGCCACCTTGGAAGAGATGAACGAGGTCCCGGCTCCATCGTCAAACACAACTCGTATTTTTCGTCCATTAATTGTGGTAGTCAATGTTTTATGAAGACTTCGGCCAGCTGGTATCAATAACGTCGGTTGACTTGAGCTTTCTGAAGCTTCATTATTAGCGTTCGATGATGTTGGCATGGTTGGCGTTAACACACTTGGTTGATTATgtcgaaaacaaaactgtGACGCATGTCTTCGCTGGCAGTGATTGCACTTCAGTATTTTTGGACACTCCCGGCCATTATGTCCACTTTCACCGCAACCAAAGCATAGTCGATTTGTAAACAAGAACTGCCGTCGGGCATCACCAGATAGTTTACATTCGTCAGTTTTATGATCACCATCTTGAAAGAAAcacttgttgttggttgtcatcatcacattgttGATGGGACGTCTGATCATCGATCGAGGCTTATCAGCCGTCGTCCATGGATTTTCGTCGAGCCGGCCACTTATGGCTGCTTTTCTCGCCGCACCGCGTTCGAGAAATTCTTCTAGCTGTGCTAGTTTTATTTTGTGGTCACCatcgatttgttgttgatatacATCATCTACCTTGTACAATATATACGTCGTCATATTGTAATCTTCATGTAGCAGATTGGATGCGGCTAATGTATCACGAATTATTACCACTGTTTCCAGCCAGGTCGTCCAATCTTTGACGGTTGCTCTCTGTGACAAATGCGgtaacaatttgattttattttttaatgcTGGAATGATTTGATGTTCCGATGCGTAAAAATCATCGAGCTTTTTCAATGCATCTTCAATGCCTGCTTCGTTACGAATTACTCTGTTCAACAAATACCGGTGATGATTAGGCAGCAGATCTTGGATTTCGGTTAACTTGTTTAATCGTCCTTGAATTTGtggatttttgatgatataatgTAGTATGTCATGTCGAAATTTATAATAGTCGATGGGATCGCCATTGAATTTtgctaattttttcttttcgatcTTGACTCTGAACTCATCGCCACGTTGTGCGGTGGTATAACTGTTGATGCTGCCCTGCGATCGATTGGATGATACTGATTGCTGTTCGATTTTTTCCTTCCATTCGTATAGTTTCTCAAGCCAGTTGTTGTGATGGACATCCGagaatggaaattttctttctgtaTGCTTGATGAGTTCACATGCTTCTTCCAGATCTTTCCAATTTGGTGAAAACGACATTTCTTCTTCCATGGTCAAGACGGCGGATTGCAACTTTTCTACTGCTTTAGCGTAGCTGAACATTTGATCTACTTTCGATTGATAGCTAAACAGCTGAGCTAAGGCGGCTTTATCCGGTGACTCTTCATTGATTAGTTCAGCTGCTAGTTCGTTGAATTCAATGTACAATACCTCGACACCGCACAAATCTATTGGTTTTCGAAGTTTGAATACTTTTAATAACCACATGTCGATCTTCATTGTCATTGCGTTTACACGAGAATTGGTATTCATGTACTCGTCATCCACGATAGTGTCGTCGTTGCTGGTGTTGCCATTACTGTGATCAGTTTTGTTTGACGCGGTCTCTgttgtctttttttgttgtcctTTGGCCATTGGTTGTCTTAGCTTCGAGCTGATGTTTTTTGGTGCTGATAACGAAATGtaacagaaaaaacgaaaacgaactCAGAACAGGACTGTTTGTTTAAAAGAAAACTTTATTGATGGAATAGAAAAGAACAAAATTGTAATAGATTAAAGTCAGTAATTGTGATATGAGTTGAAGAATAATTTATTGAAGGTTGATTGTTGaccaaaaaattaaaaccagAAGACGATTTTGGAAAACGTTGTTATTGATTCGATAGTATACGTGCGACGTGAGAAATGACCAGACCACTTTAAATCAATGGTGAATATCTGAAAAAACATGA
Encoded here:
- the LOC124493697 gene encoding uncharacterized protein LOC124493697 isoform X1; this translates as MAKGQQKKTTETASNKTDHSNGNTSNDDTIVDDEYMNTNSRVNAMTMKIDMWLLKVFKLRKPIDLCGVEVLYIEFNELAAELINEESPDKAALAQLFSYQSKVDQMFSYAKAVEKLQSAVLTMEEEMSFSPNWKDLEEACELIKHTERKFPFSDVHHNNWLEKLYEWKEKIEQQSVSSNRSQGSINSYTTAQRGDEFRVKIEKKKLAKFNGDPIDYYKFRHDILHYIIKNPQIQGRLNKLTEIQDLLPNHHRYLLNRVIRNEAGIEDALKKLDDFYASEHQIIPALKNKIKLLPHLSQRATVKDWTTWLETVVIIRDTLAASNLLHEDYNMTTYILYKVDDVYQQQIDGDHKIKLAQLEEFLERGAARKAAISGRLDENPWTTADKPRSMIRRPINNVMMTTNNKCFFQDGDHKTDECKLSGDARRQFLFTNRLCFGCGESGHNGRECPKILKCNHCQRRHASQFCFRHNQPSVLTPTMPTSSNANNEASESSSQPTLLIPAGRSLHKTLTTTINGRKIRVVFDDGAGTSFISSKVAHEWNLVASRAEPIFMDTLSNAKPTATGHQMVHIEMPTWGGQHENLGFRLNDKLDQLQFHCIPIDVQKQLRQQGIDFQDEQRPVDMLIGLDNINKIQLPDERRVMHDVIAKRTTMGWVVFGVTNRTNVLLSYDQSLSVEPALDVDIEDEDKEAMEKFLENYCTGDSVKYDQQEKRYSVKLPFIPNVKVQPNFDAAKKQLWSMVKHMTNERRTGYQELIDDLVQNKIVEQVAINPDDGYHMPHFVVTRNDKNTTKMRIVFNASNGTQPLNKAIFKGVTAWYIIRSLLFFRLQTMAVISDIKSAFHNIAIQPEHKKFVKFLWIDNDENTVCYQFNRLPFGLSSSPFILYAVVMHHLKQYRSKYPQTVNAIINGLYVDDLIFSANNQREVEQIKCDSQMIFAEASMMLRKWRSSDKALNDRWGDGLAETKVLGVEWTEDDQMRVLIPEFTDGGNITKRALLKYHASIYDPFGFVLATTLKLKMMIHESWKLGYEWDDPLSPDLQKKARKIIHEIKELDQFSFPRRIFDKSVEEFDLMVFVDASQHAIGIASYLTNGQQLTLIYAKSKLIKPRKIVSAELLALSAGANTAKTLGDLVNARHIILFSDSMDNVKRLEEDMNKYPYPVAVHLFNIKSKISDIRHIRGEINPADAFTRGVTVDELKKLHRLNYHDIIELQDVVVGVGLTVNGSSEKYDISKFDLDSKRPYNQWIELVQQQSDDWKKSIDETMNELTILIKINQRRFLDDHFDKHIPTFCDDQGLVRCLTRLENSDLSYDEKYPIALPTCEFTLALMERTHENDEHGSVNYTLANFRMKYFTPRARQQFIKIKNRCSKCRQLRAKPLQVSLGNPPSTRLDRSHPFEHIGVDIFELKTDPKTIGMIFTCCVTRAVHFEVLENMTAECVCDAFQIFAALRRVPSTVYSDNGTNFKRLGNMFNEAYTVLKDNFQWRFNTPAAPFRGGFFESLIKSMKKGFYSIMWKKDIKPTMVRLVLYRIQSLMNARPLIHDNSTIVTPNHLMYGASSNGSLAPPRRGVQPSCLLKYWRGTQRLVDGAWKTYRDIYLKSLRNYHQNIKHYQYVQVGDEVLLVDKGLPVSLWTTGNIVETIPDARGVIRTYRVKAGDRIFERPAQRLAPLEAAFERREDM
- the LOC124493697 gene encoding uncharacterized protein LOC124493697 isoform X2, which produces MAKGQQKKTTETASNKTDHSNGNTSNDDTIVDDEYMNTNSRVNAMTMKIDMWLLKVFKLRKPIDLCGVEVLYIEFNELAAELINEESPDKAALAQLFSYQSKVDQMFSYAKAVEKLQSAVLTMEEEMSFSPNWKDLEEACELIKHTERKFPFSDVHHNNWLEKLYEWKEKIEQQSVSSNRSQGSINSYTTAQRGDEFRVKIEKKKLAKFNGDPIDYYKFRHDILHYIIKNPQTKRALLKYHASIYDPFGFVLATTLKLKMMIHESWKLGYEWDDPLSPDLQKKARKIIHEIKELDQFSFPRRIFDKSVEEFDLMVFVDASQHAIGIASYLTNGQQLTLIYAKSKLIKPRKIVSAELLALSAGANTAKTLGDLVNARHIILFSDSMDNVKRLEEDMNKYPYPVAVHLFNIKSKISDIRHIRGEINPADAFTRGVTVDELKKLHRLNYHDIIELQDVVVGVGLTVNGSSEKYDISKFDLDSKRPYNQWIELVQQQSDDWKKSIDETMNELTILIKINQRRFLDDHFDKHIPTFCDDQGLVRCLTRLENSDLSYDEKYPIALPTCEFTLALMERTHENDEHGSVNYTLANFRMKYFTPRARQQFIKIKNRCSKCRQLRAKPLQVSLGNPPSTRLDRSHPFEHIGVDIFELKTDPKTIGMIFTCCVTRAVHFEVLENMTAECVCDAFQIFAALRRVPSTVYSDNGTNFKRLGNMFNEAYTVLKDNFQWRFNTPAAPFRGGFFESLIKSMKKGFYSIMWKKDIKPTMVRLVLYRIQSLMNARPLIHDNSTIVTPNHLMYGASSNGSLAPPRRGVQPSCLLKYWRGTQRLVDGAWKTYRDIYLKSLRNYHQNIKHYQYVQVGDEVLLVDKGLPVSLWTTGNIVETIPDARGVIRTYRVKAGDRIFERPAQRLAPLEAAFERREDM